One window of Centropristis striata isolate RG_2023a ecotype Rhode Island chromosome 21, C.striata_1.0, whole genome shotgun sequence genomic DNA carries:
- the si:ch73-103b11.2 gene encoding 227 kDa spindle- and centromere-associated protein isoform X3, whose amino-acid sequence MSLKDNPCRKFQANIFNKSKCQNCFKPRESHLLNDEDLNQAKPIYGGWLLLAPEGTNFDNPLHRSRKWQRRFFILYEHGLLRYALDEMPSTLPQGTINMNQCSDVIDGESRTGQKNSLCILTPEKEHFIRAECKEIINGWQEALTVYPRTNKQNQKKKRKVDPPTHQGGETASQCFSTEDMNGHPEPGPAKVTVTSSSSGGSIPCLPSSIASAERVPMSRATLWQEESRWSRATIPCSRSASCLSQLSQSQPDSSLTTQDDGGTMSTGRKVRVESGYFSLEKTKSEPAPQSAQHSHLPQPPQHLPLSSSASSSSLGALSPRRSQIIGRFEEGHPVERMDTSGSTEPSANTTLIQRQGRSERRCLANKHESLDAGKDRSVPDVSSSTFANLRRAKSLDRRVTESSMTPDLLNFKKGWMTKLYEDGMWKKHWFVLTDQSLRYYKDSIAEEASELDGEIDLSTCYDVKEFPVQRNYGFQIMCKEGACTLSAMTSGIRRNWIQAIMKNVRPTIAPDVTRKNISLKLSVLKPRSLPEEKINTHVMLEPCPQVTPEPSPSPEAPRSNVHTQSAGNNASEPRKSRVRERRREGRSKTYDWSEFKMEQTGKSVKERADTVDLSSSYSTTSSYCSPSSSPSSLASSPVSTSSLQTSSSAHPPPVTADAEKESLRRAHSTTSATHMPNTVTVTMSSSLNTTPPVQPSTPESQEQGKMEVDHPIAVHPASDDKKDSRTSDVQVEIEQRWHQVETTPLREEKQVPINTASRNSERLPAHELAALLDKELGQKQQELDRLQKQNNDLKEQLEDALGREQSAREGYVLQNATPPSSSPRRVPWQHLHKLNQDLQGELETQKHKQDLAQQQIRTLKRSYTEAQEAVDHHESGIQALQAKLASAMAEILASEHAVARMRNELKIEQERSKEHEEEYGRSEATLRAQLKESEDRLREVEASLLERNQALRHLERQQAVQRDHMREIQRLQERLQEVTARLGATEEGQALKEERLRKEQHSMQENHERERQNLCRRLAEAQTAQREMQNRLLEAEEQVEALLRGRQASGGKECREEMLKLQEELAVKTNMVESLRESVRRLEEEKGHLTCRCQELINQIAEADREVNKLRNRLETEEADYYTLEHSYERATQEFQKMSQFLREKEEEIRQTKEMYERLVERKEEDLKEALVKMAALGSSLEETEQKLQAKEDLLCQMSQSLLDKVEPCSAEKDLKAKLVVAEDRIAELEQHLNALQLGYADLRVERQQIPEQSKKARLKASASLAANTEHLLSYDKTSKTENSSDDKESQAKRPRIRFSSIQCQKYMTIEGMDTSHLSSTFGDTGQKVNEDVTEDIHVSEGNISPDVPFSHSSDPEKFISIIHALETKLLATEDKLRNLTQNLEEQRFIEAEDMSKIDLKIAETKPNPDKGQSSAANKHYAKALVCVENSREKVKTILNGSHDTTDSQLHSLSEIESDLFNASLYIQQGQKTLEEQSPVVHKNQTPETLDKEALHLFAKTLSYEAIVLNKMALLIQTSKSELLQSLAEIWEDMENVKRGDKDCLAIVYADVLTRKLMLESAFWKELEKADTDVAKSKEGSVSADVDVDTTVIFNTFIKAELAYSIQNLKLCYEEKFQILKRELTEAHDNLHKREMALKAIIEASKRPDLKNVIKEVKNNFGFSKQKLADIRPPELAPYMEQIEMEEARGLAEEIVDRHLAGEMPSCGVDSIESLRNAHENLANELQRQATILHKYAQEIESGGNHPGLAKMIHALLGHQASHNVTSTSLCMREALIQAQVAYVACRLRAMHEQDLGWCKQTGQNMDALVQQHASNVSAIQEKYEASLQGEHLNFTQTVSTLQKENDTLKSEISKRVNQLSQQQVQLAFLEEHFQKETEEMKHRHKQELSRAEKGRASTELALMETTADSQRKLEVLLVDMDTMEERHEGHVRKLEEQFEQRICELQHMHKQEIEKLHSQPPPCDDAATPMEEEEQGKGDSVQTMSEVDSMVVLKDRIQELEAQMSTMKDELENKHLEGDVASLREKYQRDFESLKATCERGFAAMEDTHQKVIHDIQRQHQREISKLMEERERLLAEETAATIAAIEAMKNAHKEEMEKTHRSPLSGLNSDIDELRLQYEEELQSTQRELEVLSEQYSQKCLENAHLAQALEAERQALRQCQRENQELNAHNQELNNRLTTEITRMRSCFSGETALSPLTQGKDVYELEVLLRIKESEIQYLKQEIHSLKDELQSALRDKKYATDKYKDIYTELSIVKAKADCDISKLKEKLLIATEALGERTVDGSVTSGYDIMKSKSNPDFLKKERSTTSKQSRGLRSKSLKEGLTVQERMKLFEAKDSKKI is encoded by the exons GGTGGAGAAACTGCAAGCCAGTGTTTTTCCACTGAAGACATGAATGGACATCCA GAACCCGGCCCCGCCAAGGTGACAGTgacgagcagcagcagcgggggAAGCATCCCTTGCCTGCCCAGCAGCATTGCCAGTGCCGAGCGTGTCCCCATGAGTCGTGCCACTCTGTGGCAGGAGGAGAGCCGCTGGAGCAGGGCCACCATCCCCTGCAGCCGCAGTGCCTCCTGTCTCAGCCAGCTGAGCCAGAGCCAACCAGACTCCAGTCTCACTACTCAAGACG ACGGCGGCACCATGAGCACTGGACGCAAGGTACGGGTGGAGAGCGGTTACTTTTCCCTGGAGAAGACCAAGTCTGAGCCTGCTCCACAGTCTGCACAGCACTCTCATCTGCCCCAGCCCCCCCAGCATCTGCCCCTTTCCTCTTCagcatcttcctcctctttaGGAGCTCTCAGTCCCAG GCGTTCTCAAATCATTGGCCGATTCGAGGAGGGCCATCCTGTCGAGCGCATGGACACAAGCGGCTCCACTGAGCCCTCCGCTAACACCACGCTAATCCAGAGACAAGGCCGCAGCGAGAGACGCTGTCTGGCCAACAAACAT GAGTCACTGGATGCAGGAAAGGACCGTTCAGTCCCTGATGTGTCCAGCTCCACTTTCGCTAATTTAAGAAGAGCCAAGTCACTGGACCGAAGAGTCACAGAGTCCTCAATGACT CCAGATCTGCTGAACTTCAAAAAAGGATGGATGACAAAGCTGTATGAAGATGGAATG TGGAAGAAACACTGGTTTGTCCTTACAGATCAGAGTTTGAGGTACTACAAGGACTCAATAGCCGAGgag GCTTCAGAACTAGATGGCGAGATCGACCTCTCTACATGTTACGATGTCAAAGAGTTCCCGGTTCAGAGGAATTACGGGTTCCAAATCATG TGTAAAGAGGGAGCGTGCACCCTGTCAGCCATGACCTCTGGAATCCGTCGCAACTGGATTCAGGCCATCATGAAGAATGTGCGACCCACTATTGCCCCCGATGTCACTCG GAAAAACATCTCACTGAAACTATCCGTTCTGAAGCCCAG ATCCCTCCCTGAGGAGAAGATAAATACCCACGTGATGCTGGAGCCGTGTCCACAGGTCACTCCTGAGCCAAGCCCCAGTCCTGAGGCCCCCAGGTCTAATGTCCACACGCAGTCAGCAGGGAACAATGCCTCCGAGCCCCGCAAAAGCAGAGTTCGTGAGCGCAGGCGAGAGGGTCGCTCCAAGACTTACGACTGGTCTGAGTTCAAAATGGAACAGACGGGAAAGTCTGTAAAGGAGCGAGCAGACACAGTTGATCTCAGCTCCTCATACTCTACAACATCCTCTTAttgctctccctcctcttcccctTCCTCATTAGCATCCTCTCCTGTCTCTACCTCCTCCCTTCAAACCTCATCAAGTGCTCACCCACCTCCTGTGACAGCAGATGCAGAAAAGGAGAGTCTTAGGAGGGCACATAGCACAACCAGTGCGACCCACATGCCAAATACTGTTACTGTCACCATGAGCTCCTCGCTAAACACCACACCACCGGTACAGCCATCGACACCTGAAAGCCAAGAGCAAGGAAAGATGGAAGTAGACCATCCTATAGCCGTTCATCCTGCAAGTGACGATAAAAAGGACAGCAGAACGTCAGATGTCCAAGTAGAGATTGAGCAGCGATGGCATCAGGTGGAGACAACACCGTTAAGAGAAGAGAAGCAAGTGCCCATCAACACAGCTTCAAGAAACTCTGAGAGATTGCCTGCTCATGAGCTTGCGGCGCTGCTCGACAAAGAG TTGGGACAGAAGCAGCAGGAGCTGGACCGACTACAGAAGCAAAACAACGATTTAAAAGAGCAGTTGGAAGATGCACTAGGGAGAGAACAAAGTGCCAGAGAAGGCTATGTACTGCAG AACGCAACACCCCCTTCCTCTTCACCGCGCAGAGTGCCATGGCAACACCTGCACAAGCTTAATCAAGATTTGCAGGGCGAGTTGGAGACCCAAAAGCACAAGCAGGACCTTGCTCAGCAGCAGATCCGAACACTTAAGAGAAGCTACACTGAAGCCCAGGAGGCAGTAGACCACCATGAGTCTGGTATTCAGGCCCTGCAGGCCAAACTGGCATCTGCCATGGCGGAAATCTTGGCCAGTGAACACGCTGTGGCCAGGATGCGCAATGAACTCAAGATAGAACAGGAGCGTTCAAAGGAACATGAAGAGGAATATGGCCGCAGTGAGGCCACCCTTCGAGCCCAGCTAAAGGAGAGTGAAGATAGACTCCGTGAAGTAGAGGCCAGCCTCTTAGAGAGAAACCAGGCCCTTAGGCACCTGGAGCGCCAGCAGGCCGTGCAACGAGACCACATGAGAGAGATACAGAGGCTGCAGGAGAGGCTGCAAGAGGTGACCGCTCGGCTAGGTGCTACTGAAGAGGGTCAGGCACTGAAGGAGGAGCGCCTGAGGAAGGAGCAGCACTCCATGCAAGAGAATcatgagagggagagacagaatcTGTGTAGAAGATTAGCTGAGGCTCAAACTGCACAGAGAGAGATGCAGAACCGACTGTTGGAGGCTGAGGAGCAGGTGGAGGCCCTGTTAAGAGGGCGGCAGGCCTCTGGAGGAAAGGAATGCAGGGAGGAAATGCTGAAGTTACAAGAGGAGCTGGCCGTGAAGACCAACATGGTTGAGTCACTGAGGGAGAGTGTGCGTAGGCTGGAAGAAGAGAAAGGCCATCTTACTTGCCGCTGTCAGGAGCTTATTAACCAGATTGCAGAAGCAGACCGTGAGGTGAATAAGCTCCGCAATCGTCTGGAAACGGAAGAGGCTGATTATTACACCCTGGAGCACTCGTATGAGAGGGCTACCCAGGAGTTTCAGAAAATGAGCCAGTTCctcagagaaaaagaggaggagatcCGGCAGACTAAGGAGATGTATGAGAGGCTGGTGGAACGCAAGGAAGAGGATTTGAAAGAGGCCCTTGTTAAAATGGCAGCACTTGGCAGCAGCTTGGAGGAAACTGAACAAAAGTTGCAAGCAAAGGAGGACCTTCTTTGTCAAATGAGTCAAAGTCTTTTAGATAAGGTTGAGCCCTGTAGCGCTGAGAAGGATCTGAAAGCCAAGCTTGTGGTTGCAGAGGACCGCATTGCGGAGCTAGAGCAGCATCTCAATGCCCTGCAGCTGGGCTACGCTGACCTACGTGTAGAGAGGCAGCAAATCCCAGAACAGAGCAAGAAGGCAAGGCTTAAAGCCTCGGCCTCCttagcagcaaacacagaacacTTACTATCCTATGATAAGACATCCAAGACAGAGAACTCCTCAGATGATAAGGAATCTCAAGCCAAGAGACCAAGGATACGTTTTTCAAGTATTCAGTGCCAAAAATACATGACTATAGAAGGCATGGACACGAGCCATCTGAGTAGTACCTTTGGAGACACAGGACAAAAAGTTAATGAGGATGTAACTGAAGACATCCATGTAAGTGAAGGAAACATCTCCCCTGATGTCCCCTTCTCTCACAGTAGTGACCCAGAGAAGTTTATTTCTATCATACATGCCCTAGAGACTAAACTGCTAGCCACTGAGGATAAACTCAGAAATCTCACACAGAACCTAGAGGAGCAACGATTCATCGAAGCAGAAGACATGTCCAAGATTGATTTAAAGATTGCAGAAACAAAGCCGAACCCCGATAAGGGGCAGAGCAGTGCTGCCAATAAGCATTATGCCAAGGCCCTGGTGTGTGTGGAAAATAGTCGAGAGAAAGTCAAGACTATTCTCAACGGCTCTCATGATACCACTGATTCACAGCTGCACTCATTGTCAGAGATAGAGAGCGATTTGTTCAATGCATCATTGTACATCCAACAAGGACAAAAGACATTGGAAGAACAATCCCCAGTTGTCCATAAAAATCAAACCCCAGAGACTCTAGATAAAGAAGCTTTGCACCTCTTTGCCAAAACGTTATCGTATGAGGCTATCGTTTTGAACAAGATGGCTTTGTTAATACAGACTTCAAAGTCTGAACTCCTCCAATCTCTTGCAGAGATATGGGAAGACATGGAGAACGTTAAAAGAGGTGACAAAGATTGCTTGGCAATAGTTTATGCTGATGTCCTGACTAGGAAGTTGATGTTAGAGAGTGCTTTCTGGAAAGAATTGGAGAAAGCTGACACGGATGTTGCTAAATCCAAAGAGGGCAGCGTTTCGGCTGATGTAGATGTTGATACCACCGTTATATTTAACACCTTCATTAAAGCAGAGCTAGCCTACTCTATTCAAAACCTTAAACTTTGCTATGAAGAGAAATTCCAAATACTGAAAAGGGAGTTGACAGAAGCTCATGATAACCTGCATAAAAGGGAAATGGCTCTGAAAGCAATTATTGAAGCTTCCAAGAGGCCTGAtttgaaaaatgtcataaaagaaGTCAAAAATAACTTTGGGTTTAGTAAACAAAAGTTGGCAGACATTCGCCCCCCTGAACTTGCTCCCTACATGGAGCAGATTGAGATGGAAGAAGCTAGAGGCTTGGCGGAGGAAATTGTAGACAGACACTTGGCTGGAGAAATGCCTTCTTGTGGCGTAGACTCTATTGAATCACTGCGAAATGCACATGAAAACCTGGCCAATGAGCTTCAAAGACAAGCCACAATCCTCCATAAGTATGCTCAAGAGATAGAAAGTGGTGGGAACCATCCTGGACTGGCTAAAATGATCCATGCCCTTCTGGGCCACCAAGCATCACATAATGTCACAAGTACCTCTCTCTGTATGCGCGAAGCCCTAATCCAGGCTCAAGTGGCTTATGTGGCATGCAGGTTGCGGGCCATGCATGAGCAAGACTTGGGCTGGTGCAAACAGACAGGTCAGAACATGGATGCACTGGTCCAGCAGCACGCCTCCAATGTCAGCGCAATCCAGGAGAAATATGAAGCATCTTTACAGGGCGAGCACCTGAACTTCACACAAACCGTGTCCACTCTCCAGAAGGAGAACGATACGCTAAAGAGTGAGATCAGCAAACGTGTGAACCAGCTCTCCCAGCAGCAGGTGCAACTGGCTTTCCTGGAGGAGCATTTCCAGAAGGAGACCGAAGAGATGAAGCACAGGCACAAGCAAGAATTAAGCCGAGCCGAGAAAGGCCGTGCCTCAACAGAGCTGGCTCTCATGGAGACAACAGCGGACAGTCAACGAAAGCTAGAAGTTCTGCTGGTGGACATGGACACAATGGAGGAGCGGCACGAGGGTCATGTGCGGAAACTGGAGGAGCAGTTTGAACAGCGGATCTGTGAGCTCCAGCATATGCACAAACAGGAGATTGAGAAGTTACATTCCCAGCCGCCTCCTTGTGACGACGCCGCAACACcaatggaagaggaggagcaggggaaGGGGGACAGTGTACAGACCATGTCAGAGGTGGACTCCATGGTGGTTCTGAAGGACCGGATCCAGGAGCTGGAGGCTCAGATGAGCACCATGAAGGATGAACTGGAGAACAAGCATCTAGAAGGAGATGTGGCCAGCCTGAGAGAGAAATACCAGAGAGACTTTGAAAGTCTTAAG GCCACTTGTGAACGTGGCTTTGCAGCAATGGAAGACACACACCAGAAAGTGATTCATGACATCCAGAGGCAGCATCAGAGGGAGATCTCCAAACTTATGGAAGAGCGAGAGAGACTATTGGCTGAGGAGACTGCTGCCACAATTGCtg CTATTGAAGCAATGAAGAATGCTCACAAGGAGGAAATGGAGAAGACCCATCGTTCCCCACTGAGTGGGCTGAATTCTGACATCGATGAACTTCGCTTACAATATGA GGAGGAGCTGCAGTCCACCCAGAGAGAACTGGAGGTGCTGTCGGAGCAGTACTCTCAGAAATGTCTGGAGAACGCTCACCTGGCCCAGGCACTGGAGGCCGAGAGGCAGGCCCTCAGGCAGTGTCAGAGAGAGAACCAGGAGCTGAACGCTCACAACCAG GAGTTAAATAATCGACTGACTACAGAGATCACTCGAATGCGCTCCTGTTTCAGCGGTGAAACAGCGCTGTCACCACTTACCCAGGGCAAAGACGTGTATGAACTGGAG GTGTTGCTACGAATTAAGGAGTCCGAAATCCAGTATCTCAAACAGGAAATCCACTCTTTGAAAGATGAACTGCAGTCTGCTTTGAGG GACAAGAAATATGCCACCGACAAATATAAGGACATCTATACAGAGCTCAGCATTGTGAAAGCAAAGGCTGACTGTGACATCAGTAAACTGAAGGAGAAGCTGCTCATTGCCACAGAAGCTTTAGGCGAGAGGACCGTTGATGGATCGGTCACATCTGGATATG atATCATGAAATCAAAAAGTAATCCAGATTTCCTGAAAAAGGAACGATCAACAACCTCCAAACAATCAAGAGGCTTAAGGTCAAAG agcctgaaagagGGACTGACTGTGCAGGAGCGAATGAAGCTTTTTGAGGCAAAAGATTCCAAAAAGATTTGA